In the Chroococcidiopsis sp. SAG 2025 genome, one interval contains:
- a CDS encoding IS701 family transposase gives MGKHFARSEARLAAYDYIQALLSPVERKNGWQMAEQVGYSNPYRFQHLLGRAQWNADAVCAEIRKYAVEHLKSETDILAIDETGFLKQGEQSVGVQVQYYGTTGHLENCQVGVFMSYISDKGHTLIDRRLYLPRTWSEDQSKRKKGAVPKSITFATKPQLAQQMLESAFKDGIRPAWFCC, from the coding sequence CTGGGAAAGCACTTCGCTCGTTCTGAAGCACGTCTTGCAGCGTATGACTATATCCAGGCACTACTAAGCCCAGTTGAGCGGAAGAATGGATGGCAAATGGCAGAACAGGTAGGGTATAGCAATCCCTATCGCTTCCAACATTTACTAGGACGGGCGCAGTGGAACGCGGACGCAGTGTGTGCAGAAATTAGAAAGTATGCAGTGGAGCATTTGAAGAGTGAAACAGATATTTTGGCAATTGATGAAACAGGTTTTCTGAAGCAAGGAGAGCAGTCAGTAGGCGTACAGGTGCAGTATTATGGCACAACTGGACATTTGGAGAATTGCCAGGTAGGTGTGTTCATGTCCTACATTAGCGACAAAGGACATACGTTGATCGATCGCCGTTTGTATCTACCGCGCACATGGAGTGAAGATCAAAGCAAACGTAAGAAGGGAGCAGTTCCAAAATCAATCACATTTGCGACTAAACCTCAACTAGCACAACAGATGTTGGAATCAGCTTTTAAAGACGGAATACGTCCCGCCTGGTTTTGTTGCTGA
- a CDS encoding helix-turn-helix domain-containing protein — protein MKIHSFSGCDDTAKKAPLRPLSDEEQTDLKKLSRSQSQSSASVMRAKAILAVALGADYTSAAQLVGLRCGDTVSKWVSRFNVEGLAALQPRHGGGAVVQYSEPEKQRILSEFQRQPERQKEGTATWSVATLQRALLQRALRQAPDGLTQISTYTIWQVLKEAGYSWQKSRSWLKTGQVKRIRKGKLVVVTDPDTVAKKLIERAYTQGQKLGLSVWCEDEAGPFGTAPYPGSNWQPVGKPTRQEHEYIRNGTAKLLTLFHPATVLQL, from the coding sequence GTGAAGATACATAGTTTTTCAGGTTGTGATGACACGGCAAAAAAAGCACCTTTGCGACCGTTAAGTGATGAAGAACAAACCGACTTGAAAAAACTGAGCCGTTCTCAATCCCAATCATCTGCTAGTGTCATGCGGGCCAAAGCGATTCTAGCCGTGGCTCTTGGGGCTGATTACACGAGTGCAGCGCAGTTAGTAGGATTACGCTGTGGTGATACGGTCAGCAAGTGGGTCAGTCGCTTCAATGTTGAAGGCTTAGCTGCCTTACAGCCTCGACATGGCGGTGGGGCAGTAGTGCAATACAGCGAACCAGAAAAACAACGCATCCTGTCCGAATTTCAGCGTCAACCAGAGCGGCAGAAAGAGGGCACGGCAACCTGGTCAGTAGCTACACTTCAACGGGCTTTGCTTCAACGGGCTTTGCGTCAGGCTCCTGATGGCTTAACCCAAATCAGTACTTATACAATTTGGCAGGTACTCAAAGAGGCGGGCTATAGCTGGCAAAAGAGCCGCAGTTGGTTAAAAACTGGACAGGTGAAGCGCATACGCAAAGGCAAGCTAGTAGTAGTAACTGACCCAGATACCGTGGCAAAAAAACTGATAGAACGCGCTTACACTCAGGGACAGAAGCTAGGCTTGAGTGTGTGGTGCGAAGACGAGGCGGGACCATTTGGCACTGCTCCTTACCCTGGTAGCAATTGGCAGCCAGTAGGTAAACCGACACGGCAAGAACATGAATATATCCGTAATGGCACAGCCAAGCTGTTAACGCTATTCCATCCCGCTACTGTATTACAGTTGTAG
- the rph gene encoding ribonuclease PH yields MTWERLDNRLANQLRPISFTRGFTRFATGSVLAQCGDTQVLCNVSIQPGVPRFLEDSGKGWLTAEYRMLPTATHQRQERETYRLSGRTQEIQRLIGRSLRAGLDLAALGERTVTVDADVLQADAGTRTTAITGGFVALADAIAKLLERGELTRSPIRHQIAAVSVGLLEGVPFLDLNYQEDVAADIDFNVVMNDQLEIIELQGTAEARSFSRTQLNQIMDLAELGIKDLLAAQRQALGDFTF; encoded by the coding sequence ATGACCTGGGAGCGTTTGGATAATCGGTTAGCAAATCAACTGCGTCCTATCAGTTTTACACGGGGTTTTACTCGCTTTGCCACTGGCTCTGTTTTAGCTCAGTGCGGCGATACTCAGGTGTTGTGTAACGTATCAATTCAGCCTGGAGTCCCCAGATTTCTAGAAGATTCGGGCAAGGGTTGGCTGACGGCTGAATACAGAATGCTTCCCACTGCTACCCACCAACGCCAAGAACGAGAAACCTACAGGCTGTCTGGAAGGACGCAAGAGATTCAAAGGTTAATCGGACGCAGCTTGAGAGCCGGACTCGATTTAGCAGCATTGGGAGAGCGTACAGTCACCGTAGATGCTGACGTATTGCAGGCGGATGCAGGTACGAGAACCACAGCAATTACAGGTGGGTTTGTGGCGCTTGCCGATGCGATCGCCAAGCTTTTAGAACGGGGAGAGCTGACGCGATCGCCCATCCGCCATCAAATCGCCGCCGTCTCCGTAGGTTTACTCGAAGGTGTGCCATTTCTAGATCTCAACTACCAAGAAGATGTCGCCGCCGATATCGATTTCAACGTAGTCATGAACGACCAATTAGAAATTATCGAACTCCAGGGAACCGCTGAAGCACGTAGTTTCAGCCGCACTCAACTGAATCAAATTATGGATTTGGCAGAACTTGGGATTAAAGATTTACTAGCAGCACAACGTCAAGCCTTGGGGGATTTTACTTTCTAG
- a CDS encoding P-loop NTPase family protein — protein MIAQLETPTVHSPCQQPYIVEGLVQVFTCSRRSFLTSVMAQALRVSGQGTPALIVQFLKGGINQGHCHPVKLGQNLDWIRCNLPRCIDTPQLDESENRSLQELWQHTRQVVSQGQYSLVVLDELSVAVEFGLIPLTEVLDFIQNRPKHVDVILTGSNMPQPVLDVADQITEVRRSHQM, from the coding sequence ATGATTGCCCAGCTAGAAACCCCAACCGTTCATTCTCCTTGCCAACAACCATACATAGTTGAAGGATTAGTACAGGTCTTTACTTGCTCTCGTCGTAGCTTTTTGACAAGCGTGATGGCACAGGCTTTAAGGGTTTCCGGTCAAGGGACTCCAGCGCTCATCGTCCAATTTCTCAAAGGTGGGATAAATCAGGGTCATTGTCATCCAGTTAAGTTAGGGCAAAACCTGGATTGGATTCGCTGCAATCTTCCCCGTTGCATTGACACGCCACAATTAGACGAATCCGAAAACCGTTCTTTACAAGAACTGTGGCAGCATACGCGCCAAGTTGTTTCTCAAGGGCAGTACTCATTAGTAGTATTGGATGAATTGAGCGTAGCTGTTGAATTTGGCTTAATTCCTCTAACAGAAGTCTTAGATTTTATTCAAAATCGCCCCAAGCATGTAGATGTAATTCTGACCGGCTCGAATATGCCTCAACCCGTACTTGATGTGGCAGATCAGATTACAGAAGTACGGCGTAGCCATCAGATGTAA
- a CDS encoding CheR family methyltransferase, with product MKPPELDRDFEALLDYLKCNQGCDLTGYKRPTLMRRFSCRMQQLHIERYQDYLQYLQSHSQEWIALLDSILINVTSFFRDREAWDDLANEIVPKIIASKQPDEPIRVWSAGCASGQEVYSLLILFAEALGIESCLQRVQLYATDVDKVALQQARQAVYSANEVKGLAPALLKKYFEPTEQGYAFDRRLRRKVTCGCHNLAEDAPMSKIDLLACRNTLMYFNPDIQARILVRFHFALKNNGFLFLGKHETLTAQRPIFMLVNIKYRIYTKGLHLGSGDRLSINPKSRPKEISDSLVSQLCFWKAAFESSPFAQLSVDLNNRLVATNERANFLFKLTLDDWSFPFAEIAPGKLVSSHIAIGRFYCDRRPVNLKNIKWTTSKGTKYLDIFIAPVFNTNNNLLGVNFTIIDASDRQQLVEKLEYKSSELGRVSETCQEIKTALDTTRIELEETQKELAALHQEIQFIERDMQFRN from the coding sequence ATGAAGCCCCCCGAACTCGATCGAGATTTTGAAGCGTTATTAGACTACCTCAAATGCAACCAAGGTTGTGACTTGACGGGCTACAAACGCCCTACCTTAATGCGGCGTTTCTCTTGCCGAATGCAGCAGCTCCACATCGAGCGCTATCAGGACTATTTACAGTATTTGCAAAGTCATTCTCAAGAGTGGATTGCGCTTTTAGACTCCATACTCATTAACGTTACTAGTTTCTTCCGCGATCGCGAAGCTTGGGACGATCTAGCCAACGAGATCGTTCCTAAAATTATTGCTAGCAAACAGCCTGACGAACCGATTCGCGTTTGGAGTGCAGGCTGTGCTTCTGGGCAGGAGGTTTACAGCTTACTCATTTTGTTTGCAGAAGCTTTGGGAATTGAGTCGTGTTTGCAGCGAGTTCAACTCTATGCTACCGATGTGGATAAAGTAGCCCTTCAACAAGCACGACAAGCGGTTTATAGCGCGAATGAAGTGAAAGGACTTGCTCCTGCTTTACTCAAGAAATACTTTGAACCAACCGAGCAAGGCTATGCTTTCGATCGCAGACTTCGCCGTAAAGTCACCTGTGGTTGTCATAACCTAGCTGAAGATGCACCGATGTCCAAAATCGATTTGCTGGCGTGCCGTAATACCTTGATGTATTTCAATCCAGATATCCAAGCAAGAATTCTGGTTCGCTTTCATTTTGCGCTGAAAAACAACGGCTTTCTCTTCCTAGGTAAGCATGAAACGCTAACCGCTCAAAGACCGATTTTCATGCTAGTTAATATAAAGTATCGAATTTATACCAAAGGACTGCATTTGGGGTCAGGAGATCGCCTCTCAATCAATCCTAAATCTCGCCCCAAGGAAATCAGCGATTCACTAGTCTCCCAACTGTGCTTTTGGAAAGCTGCATTTGAGTCAAGTCCTTTCGCTCAGCTATCTGTCGATCTAAATAATCGTTTAGTTGCTACTAACGAACGGGCAAACTTTTTATTTAAATTAACGCTCGACGATTGGAGCTTTCCTTTTGCAGAAATTGCACCCGGAAAGTTAGTGAGTTCCCATATTGCGATTGGTAGATTCTACTGCGATCGTCGTCCAGTCAATTTGAAAAATATTAAGTGGACAACTTCAAAAGGAACAAAATATCTCGATATTTTTATCGCACCCGTTTTCAACACAAATAATAATTTGCTGGGAGTTAACTTTACCATCATCGACGCAAGCGATCGCCAGCAGCTCGTAGAAAAACTAGAATACAAATCTTCAGAATTAGGCAGAGTTTCGGAAACATGCCAGGAAATAAAAACGGCACTTGATACAACTCGCATCGAGCTTGAAGAGACTCAAAAAGAATTAGCAGCCTTACATCAAGAAATACAATTTATCGAAAGAGATATGCAATTTAGAAATTGA
- a CDS encoding NAD(P)H-dependent glycerol-3-phosphate dehydrogenase, with protein MIHPKSQSLASERQHSSQNPKSVVVLGAGAWGTTLASLAAANGHSVQVRSRRDGAISPSEIERADVVVSAVSMQGVATVVREIQTLPLLPATIFVTATKGLDPVTTLTPAQIWQAAFPNRSVVVLCGPNLAKEIQQGLPAATVAGSTDDNAAVAVQAVFSSPQFRVYTNSDPLGVELGGTLKNVMAIAAGVCDGLQLGTNAKAALVTRGLTEIIRIGNSWGAKTETFYGLSGLGDLLATCNSPLSRNYQVGYQLAQGKTLSAILAHLEGTAEGVNTTQVLMQRARQQDIYMPITAEVYRLLQAEITPKQALEALMLRDLKSELL; from the coding sequence GTGATTCATCCAAAATCCCAGTCTCTCGCTAGCGAGCGCCAACACTCAAGCCAAAATCCAAAGTCAGTGGTGGTTCTCGGTGCTGGGGCTTGGGGAACGACATTAGCATCGCTTGCAGCAGCTAACGGTCATAGCGTGCAAGTGCGATCGCGGCGCGATGGGGCAATTTCGCCTAGCGAGATCGAACGTGCGGATGTAGTCGTATCTGCTGTCTCAATGCAGGGTGTAGCAACAGTCGTTCGCGAAATTCAGACTTTACCTCTTTTACCCGCAACAATTTTTGTCACGGCAACCAAAGGACTCGATCCTGTCACAACTCTCACTCCAGCTCAGATTTGGCAGGCGGCTTTTCCCAATCGCTCGGTAGTTGTACTGTGCGGTCCTAATTTAGCTAAGGAAATTCAACAGGGATTACCCGCTGCAACTGTCGCTGGTAGTACTGACGACAACGCCGCAGTAGCAGTGCAAGCAGTCTTTTCCTCACCGCAGTTCCGCGTTTATACCAATTCCGATCCTTTGGGCGTAGAGTTGGGGGGGACGCTGAAAAATGTGATGGCGATCGCGGCGGGTGTTTGCGATGGTTTGCAGTTGGGTACAAATGCTAAAGCTGCACTTGTCACCCGTGGATTGACGGAAATTATCCGCATCGGCAACAGCTGGGGAGCAAAAACAGAAACTTTTTACGGTTTATCTGGTTTGGGCGATCTGCTGGCAACTTGTAACAGTCCCCTCAGTCGTAACTATCAGGTGGGATATCAACTCGCCCAAGGTAAAACCCTGTCCGCAATTCTTGCTCACCTAGAAGGAACGGCTGAAGGCGTGAATACGACTCAGGTACTCATGCAACGCGCTCGCCAGCAAGACATCTATATGCCGATTACGGCTGAAGTTTATCGTCTCCTGCAAGCGGAAATTACACCCAAGCAAGCGCTGGAAGCACTGATGCTGCGCGACCTCAAATCGGAATTATTGTAG
- the sigC gene encoding RNA polymerase sigma factor SigC, giving the protein MQALSFYADAAYEPQSVPQRFRSDYPEDDTDLGVDDLLTLDIDSNDRESLQPGVTRRTTDLVRLYLQEIGRVHLLERDEEVSEAQKVQRYLRMRALCVSHAAKDDSIIKTYITLSEAQERLTSELGHRPSLERWAASAGISVMELKPALAVGKRRWAEIAKITVEELEQIQNEGIHAKEHMIKANLRLVVSVAKKYQNRGLELLDLVQEGTLGLERAVEKFDPTKGYRFSTYAYWWIRQGITRAIATQSRTIRLPVHITEKLNKIKKAQRKLAQEKGRTPTIEDIALELEMTAPQVREVLLRVPRSVSLETKVGKEKDTELGDLLENDSISPEELLMREALHRDLQQLLADLTDRERDVILMRFGLGDGHCYSLAEIGRALDLSRERVRQIESKALQKLRQPKRRNRVRDYLESLS; this is encoded by the coding sequence ATGCAAGCACTATCTTTTTACGCGGACGCAGCCTACGAACCCCAATCAGTCCCCCAGCGCTTTCGGTCAGATTATCCAGAAGATGATACCGATCTGGGCGTGGATGACCTGCTGACTTTGGATATTGACTCTAACGATCGGGAGAGCCTACAACCTGGTGTTACCCGTCGGACTACAGACCTAGTTCGTTTATACCTGCAAGAGATCGGTCGCGTCCACCTGCTAGAAAGAGATGAAGAAGTTTCCGAAGCTCAAAAAGTGCAGCGTTATTTGCGAATGCGGGCGCTGTGCGTCAGTCATGCAGCAAAGGACGACTCGATTATCAAAACATACATCACCCTAAGTGAAGCCCAAGAGCGACTGACTTCCGAACTAGGACACCGCCCCTCTTTAGAAAGATGGGCTGCCAGTGCTGGTATATCTGTGATGGAACTCAAACCCGCTTTGGCAGTTGGAAAACGCCGTTGGGCTGAAATTGCCAAAATCACCGTCGAAGAACTAGAGCAAATTCAAAACGAAGGTATCCATGCCAAAGAACACATGATCAAGGCGAATTTACGCCTGGTGGTTTCAGTTGCGAAAAAGTATCAAAATCGCGGTTTGGAACTGTTGGATCTGGTTCAAGAAGGAACTCTGGGGTTAGAAAGAGCGGTAGAAAAGTTCGATCCCACGAAGGGTTATCGCTTCAGCACCTACGCTTATTGGTGGATTCGTCAAGGTATTACCCGCGCGATCGCTACCCAAAGCCGTACTATCCGCCTTCCAGTTCACATTACAGAAAAACTGAATAAAATCAAGAAAGCTCAGCGCAAACTAGCACAAGAAAAAGGTCGTACCCCTACGATCGAAGATATTGCCTTAGAATTGGAGATGACTGCGCCTCAAGTGCGGGAAGTGCTACTGAGAGTCCCTCGTTCCGTATCTTTGGAGACAAAAGTTGGGAAGGAAAAAGATACTGAGTTAGGAGATTTACTCGAAAACGACAGTATTTCCCCTGAAGAGTTGCTCATGCGTGAAGCTCTCCATCGAGATTTACAGCAGCTCCTAGCAGATTTGACCGATCGCGAACGGGATGTGATTTTGATGCGCTTTGGTCTGGGAGACGGACACTGTTACTCTCTAGCCGAAATTGGACGCGCTTTAGACTTATCGCGGGAAAGAGTGCGTCAAATTGAATCTAAAGCACTACAAAAGCTACGACAACCCAAACGACGCAATCGCGTGCGGGATTACTTAGAGTCTTTGAGCTAA
- a CDS encoding Fur family transcriptional regulator, producing MTAYSATSLKAELNERGWRLTPQRETILQVFQELPRGKHLSAEELYQQLETQAAGISLSTIYRTLKLMARMGILRELELGEGHKHYEINQPYPHHHHHLICVRCNKTIEFKNDSILKIGSKTAEKEGYHLLDCQLTIHAVCPSCQRALLPI from the coding sequence ATGACTGCATACTCAGCTACCTCACTTAAGGCAGAACTCAACGAGCGGGGTTGGCGACTCACACCGCAGCGCGAAACGATCCTACAGGTTTTTCAAGAACTGCCTAGAGGAAAACATCTAAGTGCGGAAGAGCTTTACCAACAATTAGAAACTCAAGCAGCAGGGATCAGTCTGTCAACTATTTATCGCACTCTAAAGTTAATGGCGCGGATGGGAATTCTGCGCGAGCTGGAGTTAGGCGAGGGACATAAACATTACGAGATCAATCAGCCCTATCCTCACCACCATCACCATTTAATTTGTGTTAGGTGCAATAAAACAATCGAGTTTAAAAACGATTCCATCTTAAAAATTGGCTCAAAAACAGCTGAAAAGGAAGGGTATCATTTGCTCGATTGCCAACTAACAATTCATGCTGTTTGTCCTTCTTGTCAAAGAGCGTTGTTGCCGATCTAG
- a CDS encoding SH3 domain-containing protein, which produces MTLAGAAKFVLGVSLALAILAGGSAAVALYFMYRVTTHPPKPTFANELNQKPKAAPAAKKQAQPEISNPDNANNAESTTEKANSDTNSTEPLAPGTYRARVSWEKGLSLRAEPGAGAERIGGLEYNQQIVVLEESPDKNWQRVRLSDSDREGWIKAGNIEKIQ; this is translated from the coding sequence ATGACTTTGGCAGGAGCAGCTAAATTTGTCCTGGGTGTTAGCTTAGCGCTGGCGATCTTGGCTGGTGGTAGCGCCGCAGTTGCTTTGTATTTTATGTATAGAGTGACAACTCATCCGCCTAAGCCGACTTTTGCTAACGAACTCAACCAAAAACCAAAAGCTGCGCCTGCTGCGAAAAAGCAAGCACAGCCTGAAATATCTAATCCCGATAATGCTAATAACGCCGAATCTACGACCGAGAAAGCGAATTCTGACACTAATTCTACTGAGCCTCTAGCGCCAGGAACCTATAGAGCTAGGGTGTCTTGGGAAAAAGGCTTAAGTCTCCGTGCCGAGCCTGGAGCGGGTGCTGAACGCATCGGCGGGTTGGAATACAATCAACAGATCGTCGTTTTAGAAGAAAGTCCAGATAAAAATTGGCAAAGAGTTCGCTTATCGGATAGCGATCGCGAAGGCTGGATCAAAGCAGGTAACATCGAGAAAATACAGTGA
- a CDS encoding AAA family ATPase, whose protein sequence is MSFREEFALLLRARYPIVYIPTYEEERAEVAIREEARIQGNRAVYTWDFVDGYQGNPNDAGFGRRNPLQALEFVEKLPASAPAVFILRDFHRFLEDVSVSRKLRNLARVLKSQPKNIVLLSPRIVTTEELGEVLTILEFPLPAAAEIKLEVERLLAATGQSLEAKTVDELVRSCQGLSIERIRRVLARAIASHGEIQPEDVELVLEEKRQTIRQTQILDFYPATEKISDIGGLDNLKDWLLRRGGAFSERARAYGLPHPRGLMLVGIQGTGKSLTAKAIAHHWHLPLLRLDVGRLFGGLVGESESRTRQMIQVAEALSPCILWVDEIDKAFAGLGAKGDAGTTSRVFGTFITWLAEKTSPVFVVATANDIHALPPEMLRKGRFDEIFFVGLPIQDERKAIFTVHLSRLRSHNLKSYDLDRLAYETPDFSGAEIEQTIVEAMHIGFSQNRDFTTDDILEAASQIIPLARTAQEQIQFLQDWAAAGKARLASKHSSLSNRIQRQLQ, encoded by the coding sequence ATGAGCTTCCGCGAAGAGTTTGCACTGTTGCTACGCGCCCGCTACCCGATCGTCTATATTCCTACCTATGAGGAAGAACGAGCGGAAGTAGCGATTCGGGAAGAAGCCCGCATCCAAGGAAATCGCGCTGTTTATACTTGGGATTTTGTCGATGGCTACCAAGGTAATCCTAACGATGCTGGTTTCGGTCGTCGCAATCCTTTACAAGCTCTAGAATTTGTCGAGAAACTGCCTGCTTCGGCTCCGGCAGTTTTTATTTTGCGTGATTTTCATCGCTTTTTAGAAGATGTTTCCGTGTCACGCAAACTCCGCAATTTAGCGCGGGTACTTAAATCGCAGCCGAAAAATATCGTCTTGCTGTCGCCACGAATCGTCACTACGGAAGAATTGGGTGAAGTTTTAACCATTTTAGAATTTCCCCTACCCGCTGCCGCTGAGATTAAGTTGGAGGTAGAACGCCTTTTGGCAGCCACAGGGCAATCTTTAGAGGCTAAAACGGTAGATGAACTCGTGCGTTCGTGCCAAGGATTATCCATCGAACGGATTCGGCGGGTACTAGCAAGAGCGATCGCCTCTCACGGAGAGATTCAACCGGAAGATGTCGAATTGGTTTTGGAAGAAAAGCGCCAGACCATTCGCCAAACTCAAATTCTTGACTTTTACCCTGCCACTGAAAAAATTTCGGATATTGGCGGTTTAGACAATCTCAAAGATTGGTTGTTACGTCGGGGGGGAGCATTTAGCGAACGCGCTAGGGCATACGGTTTACCTCATCCACGCGGACTCATGTTAGTTGGAATTCAGGGAACGGGTAAATCGCTAACAGCTAAGGCGATCGCCCATCACTGGCACTTACCTTTGTTACGCTTGGACGTGGGGCGATTATTCGGTGGTTTGGTCGGAGAATCGGAATCTCGCACCCGACAAATGATTCAAGTCGCAGAAGCCCTATCTCCCTGTATTCTTTGGGTAGATGAGATCGATAAAGCTTTTGCAGGGTTGGGAGCAAAAGGCGATGCTGGCACGACTAGCCGCGTCTTTGGAACATTTATCACCTGGCTCGCGGAGAAAACTTCTCCCGTGTTTGTCGTTGCCACTGCCAACGATATTCATGCTTTACCACCCGAGATGTTGCGTAAAGGCAGATTCGACGAAATCTTTTTTGTTGGTTTACCAATTCAGGATGAACGCAAAGCAATTTTCACCGTCCATTTATCTCGCCTGCGATCGCATAATCTCAAAAGTTACGATCTCGATCGCCTTGCCTACGAAACTCCTGATTTTTCTGGGGCAGAAATCGAGCAAACAATCGTGGAAGCCATGCACATCGGCTTCAGTCAAAATCGAGACTTTACTACTGACGACATTTTAGAGGCGGCGAGTCAAATCATTCCCCTTGCCCGTACTGCCCAAGAACAAATTCAGTTTTTGCAAGATTGGGCAGCAGCTGGAAAAGCTCGCCTTGCCTCTAAACACAGCAGTCTGAGCAACCGAATTCAGCGCCAATTGCAGTAG
- a CDS encoding YceD family protein, whose amino-acid sequence MEAIYIPHLTTAPQKTRVIEVDEFLPDLDTLTPVRGQVRVQHGGNYLEVSAQVETIVTLTCHRCLQQYNHRLKVEASEIIWLDPEAGKEETAIELEVAFEDLVETLQPTGHFDPGEWLYQQLCLAMPQRQLCDNLCQGIQLSPQPEEPSAPSSDRRWASLESLKNHLSN is encoded by the coding sequence ATGGAGGCTATTTACATTCCTCATCTGACCACAGCACCGCAAAAAACCAGGGTCATCGAGGTTGATGAGTTCTTACCCGATCTAGACACCCTAACTCCGGTGCGCGGTCAGGTGCGCGTGCAACACGGTGGCAATTACCTAGAGGTTTCAGCTCAGGTAGAAACCATCGTTACATTGACTTGCCATCGCTGTTTGCAACAATACAACCATCGCCTGAAAGTAGAAGCTTCAGAAATTATTTGGCTAGATCCAGAAGCCGGTAAAGAAGAAACTGCGATCGAGTTGGAAGTCGCATTTGAAGATCTGGTCGAAACTTTACAGCCTACAGGTCATTTCGATCCTGGGGAGTGGTTGTACCAGCAATTATGTCTAGCCATGCCTCAGCGTCAGTTGTGCGACAATTTGTGTCAGGGTATTCAACTATCGCCGCAGCCAGAAGAACCTTCAGCACCATCGAGCGATCGCCGCTGGGCATCTTTAGAATCCCTAAAAAATCACTTGTCTAATTAG
- a CDS encoding protein jag, with amino-acid sequence MSDEQIGQRGQQWLEQLLQLSGVSTQVTAKLQTPKTANSDPEEHDSYWLTIEQTGLPPEQVQALIGAEGSVLDAIQYLANATLNLNQPQERQAAYIIELDGYRLRRQAEIQAIATSAIEQVRTTGQEVEIKSLSSAERRQIHTFLKDFPDLESFSRGKEPHRQLVIRAIGSS; translated from the coding sequence ATGAGTGACGAGCAGATCGGGCAGCGGGGTCAGCAATGGCTAGAGCAACTCCTGCAACTGTCAGGAGTCTCTACTCAAGTTACAGCTAAGTTGCAAACCCCAAAAACAGCAAACAGCGACCCAGAAGAACACGATAGTTATTGGCTGACAATCGAGCAGACTGGTTTACCACCAGAGCAAGTCCAAGCTTTGATTGGTGCGGAAGGTTCGGTTCTAGATGCCATTCAGTATCTTGCTAATGCTACCCTGAACTTAAACCAACCTCAGGAGCGGCAAGCCGCTTATATAATTGAGCTGGATGGCTATCGCTTGCGGCGACAAGCAGAAATTCAAGCGATCGCTACCTCAGCCATAGAACAAGTCCGTACGACAGGACAAGAGGTAGAGATCAAATCTCTTTCGTCCGCTGAAAGGAGGCAAATTCATACTTTTTTGAAGGATTTTCCCGATTTAGAAAGTTTCAGTCGTGGCAAAGAACCGCATCGTCAGTTGGTGATTCGCGCGATCGGCAGTAGCTAG